DNA from Leptolyngbya iicbica LK:
ACGTTTCCAAAGAGGCGGCTGGGGTCTGAGTGCGCACCCCCATCACCACCAAAACCGATAGTATGACGGCCACGCCGACCACTAAGAAATTCCGCGCCTTGGCTGCCAGGCTCGGAGCCGTCGTCGTTTCCTGTGCGGTCGTTGATGGTTTTGTCGTCTGATCCATTTGCCATCCCGGTTGGTAAACCGATATAAACTCTCTATCTTTTAAGATAGCGGACACCCATCGAGCCTTCGTTATGAAAAAGCGGGTCACTCTGACGTTTCCGAAAAAAACCGTTCATCAACCCATCACCTATCGCCTGGCTAAAGACTTTAATGTGGCGGCTAACATCATTCGGGCGCAGGTGGCCCCCAATCAGGTCGGCAAACTCGTGGTGGAACTCTCGGGCGACATCGACCAGTTAGAGGACGCGATCGCCTGGTTGCAAGAAAATGACATCAGCATTTCTCAAGCGAGTCGCGAAATTCTCATTGATGAAGCGGTCTGCGTGCACTGCGGGTTGTGTACCGGAGTCTGTCCCACAGGCGCCCTCAGCCTTGACCCAGAGACCTTCCGGCTCACCTTTGCGCGATCGCGCTGCATCGTTTGCGAGCAGTGCATTCCCTCTTGTCCCGTTGAGGCCATCTCGACAAATCTGTAATAACTCCTGGCGAGTAAGCGAACCCCTGGTAGCGTTGATAAAAGCAGGTCGGAGTGACACGCATGAAAAGCCACTGGCTGTCTTGGGCATTGTTGATTCTGGGGTATGCCACCTACGGACAACTGTTACATAACACTGAAGCCAGTTCATTAATTTGGTGGATCGCGCTGGCTTTTATCGTGATTAAAGCCAGTGTCTTGACGCTGCTATGGCGACCTGTGCGCGATTTTGTGCTCAAAGGTTTTAAAACCGATGTCGGCTACTCCATCATGGTGCTGGCGTTGGCCTCATTTGCCGTGTTGGCGGTGACGCAGTTTCGCACCTTTTCCTACATGGTTGTGCTCATCGCAGCGGCCCTACTGGTCAAGGTCGATTGCTTGGTCGATGGCATGGGCGATCGCCTCTCTTTTTTTACGCTGATCTCACTCTCGCTTATTGGGTTGGGGATCAGTTGGCTACCGTTTTTAATCTTTCACGGCGCTGAAATCGCCGCCTCAATGGCTTCGCTCTGAATCGTTAAAACTGATCTTTCATCCCCCGAATCCGGGCAAACGTCCTGACTGGGTCAGTGATGTTCGCCGCGGTCTGCAGCGCCGGTTGATCCCAGCGTAAAAACGGATTCGTGAGTTTTTCGCTGCCCAAAGTCGAAGGCACCGTTGCCTCACCTTGCTGACGGGCGGTTTTTACCTCGTTAAACCGGGCGTGCAAGTCATGATTATCGGCATCTACTGTGAGCGCAAATTTCAGGTTGTTCAGCGTATATTCGTGGGCGCACCAAATGCGCGTGGTATCGGGGAGCGATCGCAACTTTGATAGCGAATCCACCATTTGCGACGGCGTGCCCTCAAACAAGCGTCCGCACCCTCCGGCAAACAACGTGTCGCCGCAAAACAGCTCGCCCCACCCCTGCGCCTCATTCGGGGGAAAGTAGTACGCAATGTGGGCTCGGGTATGCCCCGGCACAAAATACACTTGGGCGCGGCGCTGGGCAAACGTGACCGTATCGCCCTCTCTGAGAAAGACTTGCTGACCTGGGATACGCCCCCGATCTTCTGCCCCCCCATAAACCGTGGCCTCAGGAAACTGTTGTAGTAGGCGACGGTTGCCCCCCACATGATCAGCATGGTGATGGGTATTGAAAATGGCCGTGAGCGTCGCCCCCAACTGCTCTAGCTGCCGCAGGACTGGCTCCGGCTGGGCTGGATCAACGACCGCCGCCGTTTGACTAGCCGGGTCATGGAGCAAAAAAATGTAGTTGTCGGTCAATGCCGGCAAGCGAAAAATTTCCATCAGAAGCAAGAATGGTCACAACACCTGGTTTCAGTTTAAAGGGAATTGCCAGGTTGTACTTTGATGGGAAAATCTCAGTGCCAAGAGTGCCTCAATCCCCAAATGACATGCTCTGATGACTCGGAACACGTCATTTGGATGTAACCGCAAAGTGTTGCGCCGTCCCCTTTTGTTCTTCGTAATCCTGGAGAAACCCGCATTGAAGGTTTGCCAAACTGGGATGATTTCACGCCCGGTCACAAGCCGATGGATTGAGCTTTGGATACCGCCTTAGCTTGCCGCTTTGAAGTAAGCGTCTTGTTCGGCCCGCAACTTATCGCAGTGACGGTTTTCTGGCAAAATCACGTCGTCGTAGGTCAGCACTGTGTCTTTTGCAACTGGACGCTTGAGCTTGCAGCCTTCTGCCAAGCCCATGGGCAACAAGTTTTCTGCCAGGGTGATATCGCTCTTTTCGCACTGGCCATAGGTCATGTAATAGCCAATGCCATCGAGGGTTGCCCCTGCTTCTAAATCAGTCTTGGCGGTTGCCACTACATCGACCATCGGTTTGCCGATGGGGGCCATCACTGCATCTTGGAAAAGTGCTGCCCGCGCCAGTGACAGTGGCACCTCAAAGTGGCAAATGTGATAAGGCGTGTAGAAGCTGTAAAGCGGCCCTTCGCCTCGCTTGTAATAGTTCAAATAATGCTGATGCTTAGGATCTTTGTTGGTGGCGTAGATAAAGACGCCCGCAGCAGGTTGCGCGCCAACAACATAATCGACAATGCCACCCAAAGCTTTGAGCTGGTCGACATCGTACAGATGAGTCATGTCGTCCACATGTCCCCGAAAGTCGTAGCCCAACATGCCGCGCTGAGCAATGGTCATGCCAGTGGCGTTGGCGACGATCGCCTGTTCAAATGAAATCTTGGTGCCGTCGGCAAAGCTGGTTACCATGTAGGGCGCTTGCTTCCACTTCTCGGCAAAGCTTTTCTGAGTCGTGGGATTGCGGTATCGGTCTTGCAGTCCCTTAATGTTGCCGCAGAGCAGCGGGGTGAACCCAATGCTTTTGACGTAGCGGTAAAGGTTCATCTCGACGCCAGGTTGGTCACCATCG
Protein-coding regions in this window:
- a CDS encoding NIL domain-containing protein, with the translated sequence MKKRVTLTFPKKTVHQPITYRLAKDFNVAANIIRAQVAPNQVGKLVVELSGDIDQLEDAIAWLQENDISISQASREILIDEAVCVHCGLCTGVCPTGALSLDPETFRLTFARSRCIVCEQCIPSCPVEAISTNL
- a CDS encoding NAD(P)H-dependent oxidoreductase, translating into MIIVDTALQARAEAGNPVRVGMIGAGFMGRGIANQIINSVPGMELVAVFSRRLDDAKRPYLEAGVDHVQEVRTVAELEDAIAAGQPAATEDASLLCKAENIDALVEVTGTIEFGTQIVMEAIANQKHVVLMNAELDGTIGPILKVYADRAGVVISNCDGDQPGVEMNLYRYVKSIGFTPLLCGNIKGLQDRYRNPTTQKSFAEKWKQAPYMVTSFADGTKISFEQAIVANATGMTIAQRGMLGYDFRGHVDDMTHLYDVDQLKALGGIVDYVVGAQPAAGVFIYATNKDPKHQHYLNYYKRGEGPLYSFYTPYHICHFEVPLSLARAALFQDAVMAPIGKPMVDVVATAKTDLEAGATLDGIGYYMTYGQCEKSDITLAENLLPMGLAEGCKLKRPVAKDTVLTYDDVILPENRHCDKLRAEQDAYFKAAS
- the gloB gene encoding hydroxyacylglutathione hydrolase, whose product is MEIFRLPALTDNYIFLLHDPASQTAAVVDPAQPEPVLRQLEQLGATLTAIFNTHHHADHVGGNRRLLQQFPEATVYGGAEDRGRIPGQQVFLREGDTVTFAQRRAQVYFVPGHTRAHIAYYFPPNEAQGWGELFCGDTLFAGGCGRLFEGTPSQMVDSLSKLRSLPDTTRIWCAHEYTLNNLKFALTVDADNHDLHARFNEVKTARQQGEATVPSTLGSEKLTNPFLRWDQPALQTAANITDPVRTFARIRGMKDQF